Genomic DNA from Scomber scombrus chromosome 21, fScoSco1.1, whole genome shotgun sequence:
TAATCGAGCACTTTTGAAAATTGGACAAGGAAAAATAGCCAACCTTAGAGCTGTCAGCAATGACAAAGAACGACTCTCCGTCGACCATAAAGGTCTCGATGTCGTTGGGTTTGCGAATCGTCAGGATGTCAATGCCCTGGATTTTGATGAACTTGTTGGCAGAGGTGTCACGTTTGTAAATGTGAGAGCCACCAAACAATTGGGCCACAATGACAAAGAGGTGGTTGTCAATCACCATGGGCTTGCAGACCACAGTGGAAGTGCCTGAATGAGAGGagaacaaaaattaaaaaaaacattgatagCTGAGTTTATTATGAATACaagaataacagacagtgaaCTAGCATCTGTTTTGGAAACTTTAAAGGCCACCTaaccacagtgatacaacaCAATTAATATACTTAATAGCTCTCATTACTGAGTCCATTAACATTGAATCATGCTTGTGCAGCTTAAAGTGGCAACATTTACACCTGATTCACCCATTACATGATGTTGctctttacttttttgttttagacTCACTTTCAATGGTGTCATAGGTTCTGAAGGTCATCTCAACATGATCCCATTCCAGGAGACTGCATGTCCCAGCAAATGGTTGGGCAAACACAACATACTGATCTTTGCCAAAGGTGAAGGCCTCCACCGAAATAGACTCAAACTTCAGCGACTGATAGGAGGCAAACTCTGAAAAGTGTGACATGAGAATTATTGTAATTCTGCCCTTTAACTTTAGAAAATCAGTTCAGTTTTAcaacatgcatgtatgtatgtttgtctgCATGTTTATGAAACATCAAAGATTTGATTTCCTAATTCTAAACTTGAAGTTTAAACATGTAGCAAGGGCTTTATTCTCAGAAATGAGAGTTTTGAAAAGGACAGGAATAAGGAGACAAGAGAGACAGGGTGAGGCAGTCAACTGGGGACTAGAAAGCTATTGTTGGTGTAATACTTCTATGAAGGgggacagacagaggaagatgATACCTGCTGTGATGCAGTCAAAAGAGTGTGGCAGCAGGTCATTGATCTTCTTCCCCTGGTGAATGGGTGGACCGCTGCAGTAGATCTGGTCTAGGGTGGCGTTGGTATGGTGCATCCACTCCACCAGCCACTTGAGCTTGCAGTCACATACCAGGTTGTTTCCTCTCAGATCCCTATGTATCAGATATATTATGACATCGTAGCATAACAGTTTTAGTGTGCATGATATATTGaatcattattaaaaaatatttgacaaaaacatAGTTACACTCAAAGGTAGTGTATCAGTATATTAGACACACTACCTCTTCGTAtggaatatatattttgaataaagGCTTTTCATTTGCAATCACTATTATTTCTGCTTACTGTCTCCCCTACTTGGCTGCACATTGGCTTTATTCCAGGAAAGCCACAACATCAAGTGTCCTATCTTCCGAGTAGTCTCCACTCGTCGCCCACTCTTAGTCTAAATTGCTCTTGACCTTGGATGTGTGTATCAAATCCACACaaatcatacacacactggAGCCTACATTATTCCAGCTGATTGCAGCAGTCAGACCAAAGCCAGCATccaattcttttttttggtaattgaCTTGTTTTTCCATTAAACCTGACATGCTGGCATCCAAGCTCAagctttccttttctccctttcatatattgtatcttctttttttctttcccctgcAGCAGGGAATAGCTTcttctacagtctgttacttctttcttctttacttATAATGTCCTGGACTTTTTACTGCTTCATCGTTCTTCATTGAAAAGGAATTTCTTCCCTTTGTAGCTCAATTACCTtatattattactgtatttaGTCCAATTGTttaagaaaagagggaggaataCAAAGGACTATTTTACTCAAAAGTGGCCATCAATCCTTTCTCTGAAACTTTCAACAACACTTTCCTCTgaatctatgtatttattttagacTGAACAACAAACAAGCCAACTATATTGTGTATTTCCAATCATAGTTCATATGTTAACTTTATTCTttgacataaacacacaggcatCAGAAAGCTAGTTAAAAGACTAAACATATAAagtataaacacatacaaaatgaTTAGCAATTGTTAATTATCAGGATAAATCACTCTTAATTTTCTGTGTCACAACAAACCATCAAGCGTGAAAGACAGACTCACACTTTGGTCAAAGCGTCCATGCCCTTGAAAACATCTTTGGGCAGCATCTCAAGGTTGTTGTATGCCAGACTCCTAttgaacaaagacaaaaaaaatggatACATACAAATGTGATTGAATTAGAGGTAGACTGTCTCCTGCCTCTATACAGACAAtagtcatttattcattatactGTATTGCAGGCTTTCCATTGGTTCTTTTTCCCAGAAGACATGAGAATAAACAACTTAATGTCCCAATAAAATTACGGATCAATCTAAGGAGCACACAGGTCTAGCACTGAATGCTTGACAAAACTCTGGTGACAAAGCATGATTGTGTAACAGGTGTTAAGAAGGTTTAGCTGTGAAATGGAAGGGAATAAATTAATTAGTGATTAAGGGAAGTGCAATACATTTGGGTAGAGGGCAGGAATAAGATTTTCTGGGAAATGGTAACCTGATGTTCTTTAAAGACCATCCATTATGCGGAGATGTAGTACATAGTATTTGATGCCCTTTATATAGGTCATACTTTTTAACTAAACAGCAGTAGCAttgttgcatgttttatgtCACTGCTCTAAGACTGTCAAGTGGATAATATCTTTGCCAGCCGGTTAAAACCAACCAAGAAGAACAAGCTCAAAAGACACATCCCTTGTGAGTGAGAGACTGAACTCTAAACTGGAAGGAAATGTGAATGAAATGGAATGTCAGTGTAATTCGTGAATGCTGCATTATTTATTTGAGAGTCGGCTATCCAGGGAGAGAGGccattttacttattttgtgCAAGACTGCATTCTCTAAACAGATGGGGATAGAGCAGAGTGGATAGGATTAAAGCAGGACTCATGTctgtgcagtttgtgtttgtttttactgtataaaatgtattcaaaatacCAGCTAATTATCTAtgtatcctttttttttggtatgaaAGTGTATTTACTCTTCTCTAACACAAAGGAAGGTAAAAATTGCACTTTTTCCCATCATAATAACTGCTGAAATGTATGTAATCCTTGATCAATGAGATCAATGAAATTCAAGCACAGGTTGGATATAAGCTGTCTCAACACTCATTATGGGCTGGTTCATTGACAAGACCCCCCAGTAATTTTTACAACTTACTGTAAATTTACAGCTCCACTATGATTATGTCAAAGTCATTCAGAACCCTTTTGATACTCCTTGGGCtatcaataatacatttatgtaACATTGTCAACCATCGAGAATTCATTGGGAgactttcttgccaagagttagatgagaagattgatcaATCTTGATGTTTGTATGCTACATATGTAAACAAGCTGGAGCCAAGAGCGAGTTAGctaagcttagcataaagactgggaaCAGTGGGGAAAACCTCTGGCTCTGTCCAATGATAAGAAAATATATCTAGTGATCACAAATGTTTGACGagttgtggttttatgaggGGTAATTTGGGGGACTATCTTTTGGCCAGCCGCTGTGATTTCCTGGAGTTactgctggttgcctggcaaccttaCAGCAACAACAGTCCCGCTCtggtacatttaaaacaaacaagatattacatgttaattagtgagtttaAGAGGGGGGTGGGGTAGGGCAGGGCAGGATTACCTTTGGACAAAGCCAGGCTAATTTTTCCcctgttttcagtgtttatgctatgctaagctaGCCATCTCCTGGCTTCAGTTTCTTATTGAATTATTCCAGTCATACATAATGAgatgcacatgcatgcaaataTTTGGCTGCACTGCACTGTCTATGCTCAAACTGTGTTAGGAACGGCCTGTCAGAAACTCAGGAGCAGATTATAGGTCACTCGGTTTAAGGTTACAGTACAGTTATATTTAGTCTCGACCTGCAGGTCACTCACGTTCTCAACTATCTTTAGTTTTGGCAGACTTTGCAGCTCAGGACAGTGAAATAATGTttacaaaaacattgtttagaaatgatcatcatcattttctttaaatgggGTGCtattctaaccctaaccctacattACCTACCTCATACACAAGCTATTTTTTTCCTATAGTATATTTGTTAATCACatctgtacatttatttttgtatctATCCCAACAACATATAATGACAGTTAAAGTCACAAagtcattcattattttctatCAACCTTAACAACCCTAGTATTTTACTACATATAAAGACAACCTGATCTGCCCTTCAGCAGCTAGATCCAGCTGACACCTTCAGCCAGTAACCTTGGACATCACCACTGGCTGCAGCACTTCTGCCTGCTTTGCACTTCTGACAGTGACAGAgtgattcagagagagagaaaacaggaaattgATACACAAGTTATACTGGGATACCCATGGGGTGTAATATCCCATTACCTTTTCCCATGGTGATCATATGGTGAATGGAGATTATAAAAGTGGCTGCTGCAAAGTATTGGTGATTTGGGATTATTTAGACGCAATAAATTATAACAACAAGGGAGATGGAGTAGAATGAGttcctttttaataaatatagtAACATGGCCATCACAGAAACAGAATACTTACAGATGTATCAGTGCTTTAAGGCCCCGGAACGCATATGGGGATATTGTTGAAATCCTGTTATTTTCAATGAATCTGCAAATGAGAAGATTCTCATTAGCATTTTGATAGATTAACAAGAGGCATCCCAGACAAATATGAAGGTGacacaaaaaactgaaatctgTAACTTCTTGCACATCATCTCACTGTGCAAATACTGCAGTTTTGGACTTTTATATAGTATaacagtataatatataatacagtataagtACATATTATACTGTTTCCTAATAGAGTTCTGCAGTACATTcactttgaaagaaaaaagtcaaaattacCAGTACCAGTGTATGCcaatatttctttaattttgaGTGTGGTGTTGATGGACACTGTTGTTCCCCAATGCAATGCTCAACAGattaaaccaaaaataaaataaaaatagaaaataatgaatattttggGAACCCTTTTTGCTGAAGTATTTTAACAAGGTAATACTTTGattgatgttcatttgtgtaaCTTTTGTGTCAGCTTAGAAAAATACAGTCATTTGTAGAGATTACAGTTCTTCTAGAGAGTAGGTCCTAATACTTACAGATATTCAAGATGTGGTAAACCTTGGAACGCATCCTCATCTATTAGGTCAAAGGAATTTGCTGTGAacaatctgtgaaaaaaaaacataacaggAGACTAATTTAAAGCTTCAGATTTACTCAGTTTTTCAAAAATTCTTCCTATTTCAATACAccaaaactgagttgagagatAATGTTAAGATTTGGGGAAATTGTTTAAACTCTATTTAATCATATTGAGAAAAATGTTGTGATCTGTGATTGCAAACCACCAAAGACAGCAACTCTGAGTCAAAAACAGGGACAAAGACAGGATATGAGATCTACTGTTAAAGTAACAGACAACAGACTCATTCAGCATTTCTACCCACATTATGTGGTtcaagaatgaatgaaatgaataaaacagagaCATGGCAGCTCACTCCtacatgtttttcattaaatgaatgaaagagacAAATGGTTGCCACCTCCCACATGTTTCTGAGTCACCCTTTAACCAGTAATGTAagaatattattaaaaaaaacattttgtacacaTCTCAGTATCATCTGCTCATAAATTGGTATTATGAGAATTTGAAAGGTTCAATTCCGGACACTGTCTATTCTAAAAATAACATATCTCATCAATATTACAAAACATTGAGCGATTTAACCACAAAGGTCCTTCAAAAAGAGGCTTTAAATGTTGGAAATCTAATTTTGAAATGGTGGATTTTTTACACCCACAGTCTGCTCACGTTGGCCATTCATTAAGCAGAACTCTAATGGATGTTAAGATACTCCGGGTCACCTTGgcaataaataaagacaaaagggGCTTTGACAGTCATTCACCATGCAGCCCCAATTACATTTACACTCCTTCTGGTCACAGCTGCATGCTCTGGCATCAGCCACCTCCCACATTTTAAAGTTCATGCACGTTCAGACTGATTTAGTGTCATGTGAGCATACAGAGGAACTGATGCCAAGAAAAATGTTCTGCAGTGAGAAAATGATGCTCAGTTGACAGCGTGCTATTACTTGCAATAAAGCAAATCAAGTGCGATTAGAGAGCACAGTTAAACCTGACCTTGCTGTTAATTTGTAAGTCTGCAGTAATAAATTGCTCAATAGTCTCTGGTCCTAACAAGTCACATATAATAATAGATGCATGATTATTTGTGTGGCTGTAATTTTTGTAATTGTTGTGGATTGAATTGTGTCTCCCTGAGTGCTGtcttgttcattatttatctcacactatatacacacacagctcctcTATCCCCCAGCCCCTGCTGTTAGTTGCTGTAGCCATGTGGTCTATTGCATAATCCTGACACAATTACAGAGAATCCCCCTTTAAATCTGCATATCAGCCTCCATACAAGCCATCTGGGGAGATCCTGCCTCATTGTTTAATTCTGTAAAGCACTGAAAATGGATTTACACACCAGATAGATAAATGGATGGagggatagatggatagatagatagatagatagatagatagatagatagatagatagatagatagatagatagatagatagatagatagatagatagatagatagatagatagatagatagatagatagatagatagatagactttacTCACAGCAGTTGCAGGGCAGGTGTATGAACAAAGCTCCCTCCAGAGATTTCATTAAATCCAGACTTGACAAAAGATCTGAATGGATGGAACATATATTGAAAGGTGATTGTGTTAGAAAATATAATGGGACAGAAGACATATTAAACTATTCAGCCTTTTGACAATTCACCTCGTGACCGTGATATTGCACAATAAACCAATTGTCTATTGAGGTGCCGGGCCACTTACAGTGAAACGACGTCGGAAGGGAAAGTGTGAGGCACAGATCGGACACTCTCACACAGGGCATTATCTTTGGTGCAGGTACATCCAGCGGGACATCTGGGCTGCCTCACTCTCCGTCCGTCTGCTAAGACCAAACAGACAGCGGCCACCCAAACCAGGAGCGTCCATACTTTCCATCCTCTCCATCCCCTCACCGTTCTGCCCGGGTATCCCATTTCCTTCTGTCACTGTCACTCCTGCACATGCAACTTCTCGGCAAAATCCGCGAGGTGTAACTCCGGAATCACAGGatctaaaagacaaaaattaaataaaaatgtttaaaaagtatttatctgtcttgttgttttaatgattaaagCCTGGCGTTGTTGCGCTCGGATTCAGGCTTGTGTCTATGCTTCTTGCGTCTCAATAGGAAGGCACCCGTCCAGCGGATTCGTTCTGCAAAGCGCAGGATTACAAATGCGGGACAGACAGGGCATGAGACGAGAGAACAGGCTCAGATTCATGTCATGACAGGGAATTATTTCAAGAATCTAAATAAAaactcactgtaaaaaaaaaaaatccgtCTATTTATACTAGTTATCTGCTTACAAATAAGTTGTCTTGTAGACTAAATGCTGAAgccatgaaaggaaaaaaaagcccgtcagagagaagaaagagagagagagagatggaggaaagagggggggggggggggaggaggaggcccCAAGGTGCGCTTTTTTATCAGCAGTGCCAGCTATTATTTATGCGCGCTTCAGAGCCGCGCATGGCTAATGGGAAGTGGCTATGCATGAGGCTCTGTGCAAATGCACCTGCCTCACTCATTCAAATGCTGCCTCTTTTCTTCCCTGCTTCGGCATAATAATGACATTAACCGTGACaagaaaatgataaattacTGGGTggttgaaaataaacatgaaatatatcATTTCAGGGATATTGTGACATAAGACAAGTATGACCTGCAGCATATTATGATTAGACAAGCACCCCAGGAATGAATAGCAttaatttaactgttttaattaatttattatcattttagaATGTCAGATTCTCGCCCAGATAATACATTTAGATAAAGCTGCAGTTAATTTCACTTTTGTTGAACAAATGATGACAGACATTCATACTCTTGGTAGGAGTTGTTTCTCActtcctgtcctttttttcaatcCAACATTGACTGCTTTGTTGAGTGCAATGGGTTGTAGAAACGCCATAAAACACTGGACTTTTGTTCTCGTATTGTCACCCTGTCACCTCTTATA
This window encodes:
- the lgi1b gene encoding leucine-rich glioma-inactivated protein 1b codes for the protein MGYPGRTVRGWRGWKVWTLLVWVAAVCLVLADGRRVRQPRCPAGCTCTKDNALCESVRSVPHTFPSDVVSLSFVKSGFNEISGGSFVHTPALQLLLFTANSFDLIDEDAFQGLPHLEYLFIENNRISTISPYAFRGLKALIHLSLAYNNLEMLPKDVFKGMDALTKVDLRGNNLVCDCKLKWLVEWMHHTNATLDQIYCSGPPIHQGKKINDLLPHSFDCITAEFASYQSLKFESISVEAFTFGKDQYVVFAQPFAGTCSLLEWDHVEMTFRTYDTIESTSTVVCKPMVIDNHLFVIVAQLFGGSHIYKRDTSANKFIKIQGIDILTIRKPNDIETFMVDGESFFVIADSSKAGSTTVYKWNGNGFYSHQSLHPWFRDTDVEYLEISGKAHLILSSSSQRPVVYQWNRSQKQFDRRTDIPEMEDVFSVKHFRVKGDLFICLTRFIGDSKVMRWDGAMFTEVQTFPSRGSMVFQPVSIGNWQYAILGSDYSLTQVYQWDPKRGQFVPSQELNIQSPRAFSLVSIDDRVFLFASSFKGKTQIYEHLMIDLSN